The genomic DNA CAGGCATGGCGAATATTCCCCCATTTCCGCAACCACAGCGCCTATCTTGATATCGAAACCACCGCAGCTTATGGTTTTGAACAGCAGATCACCGCGATTACCATTTATGACGGCAACAAAATCAGCTGTTTTGTGGACGGAGAAAACCTGGAGGATTTTGAGGAGGCAATCAGCAGATACAAGGTCCTGGTCACTTACAACGGTAAATCCTTTGATGCGCCAATAATTGAAAAACATTTCAGAATAAAACTCCCCAGAGCGCATATCGATCTCAGGTATGTCCTCAACCATCTCGGCTATTCCGGAGGCCTTAAATCATGCGAAAAACAACTTGGCATGGACCGGGGCCTGCTTGAAGGAGTTGACGGCTCCTTTGCCATTTTTCTCTGGGAGGAATTTCAACGCACCGGCGACAGAAAAGCCCTTGAAACCCTGCTGGCCTATAATGTCGCCGA from Pseudomonadota bacterium includes the following:
- a CDS encoding ribonuclease H-like domain-containing protein, which gives rise to QAWRIFPHFRNHSAYLDIETTAAYGFEQQITAITIYDGNKISCFVDGENLEDFEEAISRYKVLVTYNGKSFDAPIIEKHFRIKLPRAHIDLRYVLNHLGYSGGLKSCEKQLGMDRGLLEGVDGSFAIFLWEEFQRTGDRKALETLLAYNVADTVNLESLLIKAYNLNIEKTPFVQGQFIKDTIQPPSPYSPDPETVKKIKNDYFYR